A single genomic interval of Methylocystis sp. IM3 harbors:
- a CDS encoding DUF3303 domain-containing protein translates to MKFIKTFSLRNLDGAADKALARFAQTRAEPPKGVTLLGRWYCADMSMGFELLESDDVAALNEFAARWLDVFEMSIVPVVEDAELVEVMGRLRN, encoded by the coding sequence ATGAAATTCATCAAGACATTCTCGCTGAGAAATTTGGACGGCGCGGCCGACAAGGCCCTGGCGCGCTTCGCGCAGACCCGGGCCGAGCCTCCCAAGGGCGTCACTTTGCTCGGCCGCTGGTATTGCGCCGACATGAGCATGGGATTCGAGCTCCTCGAAAGCGACGACGTCGCGGCCCTGAACGAATTCGCGGCCAGATGGCTGGACGTGTTCGAAATGAGCATCGTTCCGGTCGTGGAGGACGCCGAGCTCGTCGAGGTCATGGGGCGTCTTAGAAACTAG
- a CDS encoding NADP-dependent malic enzyme has protein sequence MATDKTTGQERPIFSDKEALLFHSRGRPGKLAVVATKPMATQRDLSLAYSPGVAAPVLAIAQDPSLAFDYTTRGNMVAVITNGTAILGLGDLGPLAAKPVMEGKAALFKRFADIDSIDLEVDAKSVEDFVNAVRFLGPSFGGINLEDIKAPECFVIEERLRDLMDIPVFHDDQHGTAIISAAGLINALRLTGRDIKTAKLVCNGAGAAGIACLDLAKALGFDPRNVVLCDTKGVVYRGREEGMNQWKSAHAVETTARTLAEALEGADIFYGLSVKGALTPQMLNAMAADPIIFAMANPDPEITPEEARSTRPDAIVATGRSDYPNQINNVLGFPYIFRGALDVRAKTINMEMKVAAVHALADLAREDVPDEVANAYRGARPRFGRDYLIPAPFDPRLISVVPPAVARAAMDSGVARRPIVDMKAYRHELSARRDPIAGLMQTIYERVRREPKRVVFAEGEEQQVIRAALAFVNQGLGTAVLVGREDRVRQNAANAGVELVEGIEIHNAKLSSRNAVYAQFLFERLQRKGFLLRDCQRLINQDRNHFAAAMVARGDADAMVTGVTRNFSNALEEVRRVVDHKPGHRVIGVSLILAKGRVVVVADTAITELPEAEELAEIAIEAAGVARRIGLTPRVAMLAFSTFGYPPGERTARVHQAVRVLDQRRVDFEYEGEMGADIALNRDLMSAYPFSRLKDTANVLIMPAFHSAAISTKMLQELGDATVLGPLIVGLDKPIQIVQLGATDTEIVNMAAIAAFGIGG, from the coding sequence ATGGCGACAGACAAGACCACGGGGCAGGAGCGCCCGATTTTCTCCGACAAGGAGGCGCTGCTCTTTCATTCGCGCGGCCGGCCCGGCAAGCTCGCCGTCGTCGCGACCAAGCCCATGGCGACGCAGCGCGACCTGTCGCTCGCCTATTCGCCGGGCGTCGCCGCGCCCGTGCTCGCCATCGCGCAGGACCCCTCGCTCGCCTTCGACTATACGACGCGCGGCAATATGGTCGCGGTCATCACCAATGGCACCGCCATTCTGGGGCTCGGCGACCTCGGGCCCCTCGCGGCGAAGCCCGTCATGGAAGGCAAGGCTGCGCTCTTCAAGCGCTTCGCCGACATCGACTCGATCGATCTCGAGGTCGACGCCAAAAGCGTCGAGGATTTCGTCAACGCCGTGCGTTTTCTCGGCCCCTCCTTCGGCGGCATCAATCTCGAAGACATCAAGGCGCCGGAATGTTTCGTGATCGAGGAGCGCCTGCGCGACCTCATGGACATTCCTGTCTTTCACGACGACCAGCACGGCACGGCGATCATTTCGGCCGCCGGCCTCATCAACGCGCTGCGGCTCACGGGCCGCGACATCAAGACGGCGAAGCTCGTCTGCAACGGCGCGGGCGCGGCGGGCATCGCCTGTCTCGACCTCGCCAAGGCGCTCGGCTTCGATCCGCGCAACGTCGTCCTCTGCGACACCAAGGGCGTCGTCTACCGGGGCCGCGAAGAGGGCATGAACCAGTGGAAGAGCGCCCATGCCGTCGAGACGACGGCGCGCACGCTCGCCGAGGCGCTGGAGGGCGCGGACATCTTCTACGGGCTCTCGGTGAAGGGGGCGCTGACGCCGCAGATGCTGAACGCCATGGCGGCGGACCCCATCATCTTCGCCATGGCCAATCCGGACCCCGAGATCACGCCGGAAGAGGCGCGCTCGACGCGGCCCGACGCCATCGTCGCAACGGGGCGCTCGGACTATCCAAACCAGATCAACAATGTTCTGGGCTTTCCCTATATCTTCCGCGGCGCGCTCGACGTGCGGGCCAAGACCATCAACATGGAGATGAAGGTCGCCGCCGTTCATGCGCTCGCCGATCTCGCGCGCGAGGACGTGCCGGACGAAGTCGCCAACGCCTATCGCGGCGCGCGTCCGCGCTTCGGGCGCGATTATCTCATCCCGGCGCCCTTTGATCCGCGTCTCATTTCGGTGGTGCCACCCGCGGTCGCGCGCGCGGCGATGGATTCGGGCGTCGCGCGCCGCCCGATCGTCGACATGAAGGCCTATCGTCACGAGCTTTCGGCGCGGCGCGACCCAATCGCCGGCCTCATGCAGACGATCTACGAACGCGTGCGCCGCGAGCCCAAGCGCGTGGTCTTCGCCGAGGGCGAGGAGCAGCAGGTGATCCGCGCCGCTCTGGCTTTCGTCAATCAGGGGCTCGGGACGGCGGTGCTCGTCGGCCGCGAGGACCGCGTGCGCCAGAACGCGGCCAACGCCGGGGTGGAGCTCGTCGAGGGCATCGAGATTCACAACGCCAAGCTTTCGAGCCGAAACGCCGTCTATGCGCAGTTCCTGTTCGAACGGCTCCAGCGCAAGGGCTTCCTGCTGCGCGACTGTCAGCGCCTGATCAATCAGGACCGCAATCATTTCGCCGCGGCGATGGTGGCGCGCGGCGACGCCGACGCCATGGTCACGGGCGTCACGCGCAATTTCTCCAATGCGCTCGAAGAGGTGCGCCGCGTCGTCGATCACAAGCCCGGCCACCGGGTGATCGGCGTCTCGCTCATTCTCGCCAAAGGGCGGGTGGTGGTCGTCGCCGACACGGCCATCACCGAATTGCCCGAGGCCGAAGAGCTTGCGGAAATCGCCATCGAAGCGGCGGGCGTCGCGCGCCGCATCGGGCTCACGCCGCGCGTCGCCATGCTCGCCTTCTCGACTTTCGGCTATCCGCCCGGCGAGCGCACCGCCCGCGTCCATCAGGCCGTGCGCGTGCTCGACCAGCGCCGCGTCGATTTCGAATATGAGGGCGAGATGGGCGCGGACATTGCGCTCAACCGTGATCTGATGAGCGCCTATCCCTTCAGCCGGCTGAAGGACACGGCCAATGTGCTGATCATGCCCGCCTTCCACTCGGCGGCGATCTCGACGAAGATGCTGCAGGAGCTCGGCGACGCCACGGTGCTCGGCCCGCTGATCGTCGGCCTCGACAAGCCGATCCAGATCGTCCAGCTCGGCGCGACCGACACGGAGATCGTCAACATGGCGGCGATCGCAGCCTTCGGAATCGGGGGGTAG
- the hemA gene encoding 5-aminolevulinate synthase — MVYRRYFEAAVSRLKDERRYRVFAHLERDVDTFPFARWHRDDGSIQEVTVWCSNDYLGMGQHPEVIAAMLETAGKVGAGAGGTRNISGTSHAIVELERELADLHGKEAALVFTSGWISNLAAISTIADLLPNCVILSDASNHNSMIEGVKRSRAEKKIFRHNDLAHLEELLIDAGDRPKLVVFESLYSMNGNLAPVAEIAALAERYGAMTYVDEVHAVGMYGARGGGVCEQAGVMDRIDVIEGTLAKGFGTMGGYVAGDAVVIDAIRSYAGAFIFTTALPPSVAAAAGAAVRLLKRRPDLRTAHQRAAHITKHALSAAGLPVLENASHIVPVMVRDAELCKAASDLLLARHHVYIQPINYPTVAKGSERLRITPTPRHTQDHIAHLVEALVDVWHTLGIPFVEPPSHLHVDEKSAERCAYPEIKLAAQ; from the coding sequence ATGGTATATCGGCGATATTTCGAGGCGGCCGTTTCCCGTCTGAAGGACGAACGTCGTTACCGCGTCTTCGCCCATCTTGAGCGCGACGTCGACACCTTTCCCTTCGCCAGATGGCATCGCGACGACGGCTCCATTCAGGAGGTCACCGTCTGGTGCTCGAATGATTATCTCGGCATGGGCCAGCATCCGGAGGTGATCGCCGCCATGCTCGAGACGGCGGGCAAGGTCGGCGCCGGCGCGGGCGGCACGCGCAATATTTCCGGCACCAGCCACGCCATCGTCGAGCTCGAGCGCGAACTCGCCGACCTGCACGGCAAGGAGGCGGCGCTCGTCTTCACCTCGGGCTGGATTTCCAATCTCGCCGCCATCTCGACCATCGCCGATCTGCTGCCCAATTGCGTCATCCTCTCCGACGCCTCGAACCACAATTCGATGATCGAGGGCGTGAAGCGGTCGCGCGCCGAAAAGAAAATCTTCCGCCACAACGACCTCGCCCATCTCGAAGAGCTGCTGATCGACGCTGGCGACCGCCCCAAGCTCGTCGTCTTCGAGAGCCTCTACTCCATGAACGGCAATCTCGCGCCGGTCGCCGAGATCGCCGCGCTCGCCGAACGCTACGGCGCCATGACCTATGTCGACGAGGTTCACGCCGTCGGCATGTATGGCGCGCGCGGGGGCGGCGTCTGCGAACAGGCCGGCGTCATGGATCGCATCGACGTGATCGAAGGGACGCTCGCCAAGGGCTTCGGAACCATGGGCGGCTATGTCGCCGGCGACGCGGTCGTGATCGACGCAATCCGCTCCTATGCGGGCGCCTTCATCTTCACCACGGCGCTGCCGCCGTCGGTCGCCGCCGCCGCCGGCGCCGCCGTGCGGTTGCTGAAGCGCCGGCCGGATCTGCGCACCGCCCATCAGCGCGCCGCCCATATCACCAAGCACGCGCTCTCCGCCGCCGGCCTGCCGGTTCTGGAGAACGCCTCGCATATCGTGCCGGTGATGGTCCGCGACGCGGAATTGTGCAAGGCCGCGAGCGATCTGCTGCTCGCGCGCCATCACGTCTATATCCAGCCGATCAACTATCCGACCGTCGCCAAGGGCTCGGAGCGCCTGCGCATCACGCCCACGCCGCGCCACACGCAGGACCATATCGCCCATCTGGTCGAGGCGCTGGTCGATGTCTGGCACACGCTCGGCATCCCCTTCGTGGAGCCGCCGTCGCATCTGCATGTCGACGAAAAGAGCGCCGAACGCTGCGCCTATCCCGAGATCAAGCTCGCCGCGCAATAG
- a CDS encoding M20/M25/M40 family metallo-hydrolase gives MASIDAVLDTIDANLPASTQRLFDLLSIPSVSTDPAYTQQCLRAANWLADELKGLGYTAEVRETPGHPIVVGHAKAKRKDAPHVLFYGHYDVQPPDPLDLWRSEPFAPTLVEGKDGKEIVARGASDDKGQLMTFVEACRAFEANGGLPCSVTFLFEGEEETGSPSLPGFLAAHKAELSEPAIALVCDTGMWNATTPAITVMLRGLAQEEVIIRGPSHDLHSGMFGGPVPNPIHILAKIVADLHDETGRVTLPGFYAGAPELPEDVAEQWRGLDFDERAFLAGIGLTQAAGEKGYGVIEQIWARPTCDVNGIVGGYTGKGSKTVLPAEASAKFSFRLVGSQDPKAIMESFRAFVRERLPADAKAEFISHGASGALQLPFGSEALSRARRALAQEWGKDAALVGCGGSIPIVGAFKRDLGMDALMIGFALEDDRIHSPNEKYSYTSFHKGTRSWARVLDALAG, from the coding sequence ATGGCCAGCATCGACGCCGTCCTCGATACGATCGACGCCAATCTCCCGGCGTCCACCCAGCGCCTTTTCGATCTGCTGAGCATCCCCTCCGTCTCGACCGATCCGGCCTATACGCAGCAATGTCTGCGCGCCGCCAACTGGCTCGCCGACGAGCTGAAAGGCTTGGGCTATACGGCGGAGGTGCGCGAGACGCCCGGCCATCCGATCGTCGTCGGCCACGCCAAAGCGAAGCGCAAGGATGCGCCGCATGTGCTCTTTTACGGCCATTACGACGTGCAGCCGCCGGACCCGCTGGACCTGTGGCGGAGCGAGCCCTTCGCGCCGACCCTCGTCGAAGGCAAGGACGGCAAGGAGATCGTCGCCCGCGGCGCCTCCGACGACAAGGGCCAGCTCATGACCTTCGTGGAGGCCTGCCGCGCCTTCGAGGCGAATGGCGGCCTGCCCTGCAGCGTCACCTTCCTCTTCGAGGGCGAAGAGGAGACGGGGTCGCCCTCGCTGCCGGGCTTCCTCGCAGCCCACAAGGCGGAGCTCTCCGAGCCGGCCATCGCTCTCGTCTGCGACACCGGCATGTGGAACGCGACCACCCCGGCCATCACCGTCATGCTGCGCGGCCTTGCGCAGGAAGAAGTGATCATCCGGGGGCCGAGCCATGACCTTCACTCCGGCATGTTCGGCGGGCCGGTCCCCAATCCGATTCACATTCTCGCGAAAATCGTCGCCGATCTGCACGACGAGACGGGCCGGGTGACGCTGCCGGGCTTCTACGCCGGGGCGCCGGAGCTGCCGGAGGATGTCGCCGAGCAGTGGCGCGGTCTCGACTTCGACGAGCGCGCCTTTCTCGCCGGCATCGGCCTCACCCAGGCCGCGGGCGAGAAGGGCTACGGGGTCATCGAGCAGATCTGGGCGCGACCGACCTGCGACGTGAACGGGATCGTCGGCGGCTACACGGGCAAGGGGTCGAAGACCGTGCTGCCCGCGGAGGCGTCGGCGAAATTCTCCTTCCGCCTCGTGGGGTCCCAGGACCCCAAGGCGATCATGGAGAGCTTCCGCGCCTTCGTGCGCGAACGCCTGCCGGCGGACGCCAAAGCCGAGTTCATCTCGCACGGCGCCTCGGGCGCCCTCCAGCTGCCCTTCGGCTCCGAGGCCCTGAGCCGCGCCCGCCGGGCGCTCGCCCAGGAATGGGGCAAGGACGCCGCCCTCGTCGGGTGCGGCGGCTCCATCCCCATCGTCGGCGCCTTCAAGCGCGATCTCGGCATGGACGCGCTGATGATCGGCTTCGCGCTGGAGGACGACCGCATCCACTCGCCCAATGAGAAATACAGCTATACCTCCTTCCACAAGGGGACGCGGAGCTGGGCGCGGGTGCTCGACGCGCTGGCGGGGTGA
- a CDS encoding L,D-transpeptidase encodes MRRLVLASLCSFVAAAALISPAHARGAAAAQDLDPLSLLFGGEAATPAAPVGPDGRPQAVAIPREIVPFDGKEAPGTVIINTSERRLYYVLGNGQAIRYGVGVGRPGFEWSGVRFISSKREWPDWTPPAQMLRRRPDLPRHMEGGINNPLGARAMYLSGTLYRIHGSNEPESIGQAVSSGCIRMTNDDVVDLYSRVKIGTKVVVTR; translated from the coding sequence ATGCGACGGCTTGTCCTTGCATCGCTCTGCTCTTTTGTCGCGGCCGCCGCGCTCATTTCGCCAGCCCATGCGCGCGGCGCCGCCGCGGCCCAGGACCTCGACCCGCTGAGCCTGCTCTTCGGCGGCGAGGCGGCGACCCCGGCGGCGCCGGTCGGTCCCGACGGACGCCCGCAGGCTGTCGCCATTCCTCGGGAGATCGTCCCCTTCGACGGCAAGGAGGCGCCGGGCACGGTCATCATCAACACGAGCGAGCGCCGGCTCTATTACGTGCTCGGCAATGGCCAGGCCATCCGCTATGGCGTGGGCGTGGGCCGTCCCGGCTTCGAATGGTCGGGCGTGCGCTTCATCTCCTCCAAGCGCGAATGGCCCGACTGGACGCCCCCCGCCCAGATGCTGCGCCGCCGCCCCGACCTGCCGCGCCACATGGAGGGCGGCATCAACAATCCGCTCGGCGCCCGCGCCATGTATCTCTCCGGCACGCTCTATCGCATCCACGGCTCGAACGAGCCGGAGTCGATCGGCCAGGCCGTGTCGTCCGGCTGCATCCGCATGACCAATGACGATGTGGTCGATCTCTACAGCCGCGTGAAGATCGGGACCAAGGTCGTGGTCACGCGGTAA
- the serA gene encoding phosphoglycerate dehydrogenase, whose amino-acid sequence MKPRVLISDSLSPAAVEIFRLRGVDADFEPALGKDKERLAAAMSAYDGLAIRSTTRVTAELLARADRLKVVGRAGIGVDNVDIGAATARGVIVMNTPSGNSVTTAEHALALMFALARDIPAADASTKAGKWEKNRFLGVEIAGKTLGVIGCGNIGAIVADRALGLKMRVLAYDPFLTQERAAAIGVEKVDLDDLLARADVISLHTPLNAQTRNILSAEALAKTRRGVRIVNCARGGLVDEAALCRALDAGHVAGAALDVFAQEPATDNPLFARPNVVCTPHLGASTAEAQEKVALEIAEQMSDYLTRGAVSNAVNFPAISAEEAPRLAPFVSLAEKLGLLVGQLARCGVETLSIIYEGAVAGEKIRALTAAALAGLLRPILDTVNPVSAPAIARERGLRVDEVSRAAQSDYESLVTLVATTAEGEIRVAGTVFHDGKPRLLRIGDINVDAEFAPSMIYTENEDRPGYIGRFAGTLGESQVNIATFALGRDRPGGRAVALVSIDGALPEATLLLLRALPGVKQATTLKF is encoded by the coding sequence ATGAAGCCCCGCGTTCTCATCTCCGATTCGCTGTCCCCCGCCGCCGTCGAGATTTTTCGCCTGCGCGGCGTCGACGCCGATTTCGAGCCGGCGCTCGGCAAGGACAAGGAGAGGCTCGCCGCCGCAATGTCCGCCTATGACGGTCTGGCCATCCGCTCCACGACGCGGGTGACGGCGGAGCTTCTGGCCCGCGCCGACCGGCTGAAGGTCGTGGGCCGGGCGGGCATCGGCGTCGACAACGTCGATATCGGCGCGGCGACGGCCAGGGGCGTGATCGTGATGAACACGCCGTCGGGCAATTCGGTCACCACCGCCGAACACGCCCTCGCGCTGATGTTCGCGCTCGCCCGCGACATACCGGCCGCCGACGCCTCCACCAAGGCGGGCAAATGGGAGAAGAACCGCTTTCTCGGCGTCGAGATCGCCGGCAAGACGCTGGGCGTCATCGGCTGCGGCAATATCGGCGCGATCGTCGCGGACCGGGCGCTGGGCCTGAAGATGCGCGTTCTCGCCTACGACCCCTTTCTCACCCAGGAGCGGGCGGCGGCGATCGGCGTCGAGAAGGTCGATCTCGACGACCTCCTCGCCCGCGCGGATGTCATCTCGCTGCATACGCCGCTCAACGCCCAGACGCGCAACATCCTCTCCGCCGAGGCGCTCGCGAAGACGCGCCGGGGCGTGCGCATCGTCAATTGCGCGCGGGGCGGGCTCGTCGACGAAGCGGCGCTCTGCCGCGCCCTCGATGCGGGCCATGTCGCTGGCGCGGCGCTCGACGTGTTCGCCCAGGAGCCCGCGACCGACAATCCGCTCTTTGCGCGACCCAACGTCGTCTGCACGCCGCATCTCGGCGCCTCGACGGCGGAGGCGCAGGAGAAGGTCGCGCTCGAGATCGCCGAGCAGATGTCGGATTATCTGACGCGCGGCGCCGTCTCCAACGCCGTGAATTTTCCCGCGATCTCGGCCGAGGAGGCGCCGCGTCTCGCGCCCTTCGTCTCGCTTGCCGAAAAGCTCGGCCTGCTTGTGGGGCAACTCGCGCGCTGCGGCGTCGAGACGCTCTCGATTATTTACGAAGGCGCCGTCGCGGGGGAGAAAATCAGGGCGCTCACCGCCGCGGCGCTCGCCGGCCTGCTGCGGCCGATTCTGGACACGGTGAACCCGGTCTCGGCGCCGGCCATCGCCAGGGAGCGCGGCCTGCGGGTGGACGAGGTGAGCCGGGCTGCGCAGAGCGACTATGAATCCCTCGTCACCCTGGTCGCGACGACCGCCGAGGGCGAGATCAGGGTCGCCGGAACCGTGTTCCACGACGGCAAGCCGCGCCTGCTGCGCATCGGCGACATCAACGTCGACGCGGAATTCGCGCCCTCGATGATCTACACCGAGAACGAGGACCGCCCCGGCTACATCGGCCGCTTCGCCGGAACGCTGGGCGAGTCGCAGGTCAATATCGCAACCTTCGCGCTGGGGCGGGACCGGCCGGGCGGACGCGCCGTCGCGCTCGTTTCGATCGACGGCGCCCTGCCCGAGGCGACGCTTTTGCTGCTGCGCGCCCTGCCGGGCGTCAAACAGGCCACGACATTGAAGTTTTAG
- a CDS encoding phosphoserine transaminase has protein sequence MATPRPGARPANPCFSSGPCAKRPGWSLAALAGATVGRSHRSKPGKEKLGLAIDLTRELLRVPAEHRIAIVPASDTGAVEIALWSLLGPRGVDIAAWESFSLDWVTDVVNELRLPAARALTAPYGELPDLSQIDFENDVVFAWNGTTSGVRVPDAAFIPADRKGLTLCDATSAAFAQDLDFARLDATTFSWQKVMGGEAAHGVLILSPRAVERLESHKPAWPMPKIFRLTKNGRLNEGIFRGETINTPSMLAVEDYLDTLRWGLSIGGLDALRARCNASAGVVDDWVARTDWIDHLARAPATRSNTSVCLVFSPSAAAGSEEEKAALAKRMVQMIEREGVAYDFGAYRAAPPGFRIWCGATVEAADVALLTQWLDWAYLEATA, from the coding sequence ATGGCGACGCCCAGGCCCGGCGCCCGGCCGGCAAATCCGTGCTTCTCCTCCGGCCCCTGCGCCAAGCGGCCGGGCTGGTCGCTTGCGGCGCTCGCCGGCGCCACCGTCGGACGCTCGCATCGCTCGAAACCCGGCAAGGAGAAGCTCGGCCTCGCCATCGACCTCACGCGCGAACTGCTGCGCGTCCCCGCCGAGCACCGCATCGCCATCGTGCCCGCGTCTGACACCGGGGCCGTGGAAATCGCGCTCTGGTCGCTGCTCGGGCCGCGTGGCGTCGACATCGCCGCCTGGGAGAGCTTTTCCCTCGACTGGGTCACGGATGTGGTGAACGAGCTGCGGCTGCCCGCTGCGCGCGCGCTCACCGCGCCTTACGGCGAATTGCCGGATCTCTCGCAGATCGATTTCGAAAATGACGTGGTCTTCGCCTGGAACGGCACGACCTCGGGCGTGCGGGTTCCCGACGCCGCTTTCATCCCCGCCGACCGCAAGGGACTGACCCTCTGCGACGCGACCTCGGCCGCTTTCGCGCAGGACCTCGACTTCGCCAGGTTGGACGCCACGACCTTCAGCTGGCAGAAAGTCATGGGCGGCGAGGCGGCCCATGGGGTGCTCATCCTCTCGCCGCGCGCCGTGGAGCGGCTGGAGAGCCACAAGCCCGCCTGGCCCATGCCGAAGATTTTCCGGCTGACGAAGAACGGCCGGCTGAATGAGGGGATTTTCAGGGGCGAGACGATCAACACGCCCTCGATGCTCGCCGTGGAGGATTATCTCGACACGCTGCGCTGGGGCCTCTCGATCGGCGGCCTCGACGCGCTGCGGGCGCGCTGCAACGCCAGCGCCGGGGTCGTCGACGACTGGGTGGCGCGGACCGACTGGATCGACCATCTCGCCAGGGCCCCCGCGACGCGCTCCAATACGAGCGTCTGCCTCGTCTTCTCGCCATCCGCCGCCGCCGGAAGCGAAGAGGAGAAGGCTGCGCTCGCCAAGCGGATGGTGCAAATGATCGAGCGGGAGGGCGTCGCTTACGACTTCGGCGCCTATCGGGCGGCGCCGCCGGGCTTTCGCATCTGGTGCGGCGCGACAGTGGAGGCCGCCGACGTGGCGTTGCTCACGCAATGGCTCGACTGGGCCTATCTGGAGGCGACCGCCTGA
- a CDS encoding BolA family protein encodes MADQAGGAVKTPVGPVAASIEKKLTEALAPVSLNVIDESHHHAGHGHPGDKRHGHESHFRVEVVSAAFAGKSRIDRHRMVNALLAQELKEGLHALAVTARAPDEAR; translated from the coding sequence ATGGCGGATCAGGCGGGAGGCGCGGTCAAGACGCCCGTGGGGCCGGTGGCGGCGAGCATCGAGAAGAAACTCACCGAGGCGCTTGCGCCCGTTTCTCTGAATGTGATCGACGAGTCGCATCATCACGCGGGCCATGGCCACCCCGGCGACAAGCGCCACGGCCATGAAAGCCACTTCCGCGTGGAAGTGGTGAGCGCCGCCTTCGCCGGCAAGAGCCGGATCGACCGGCACCGGATGGTGAACGCCCTGCTCGCCCAGGAGCTGAAGGAGGGGCTGCATGCCCTCGCCGTGACGGCCAGGGCGCCGGACGAAGCCAGATAG
- a CDS encoding J domain-containing protein, producing MNLNSPLFDRIRTKQEPRTEKREATTIKCDSPGCEAEGTYRAPMGRLREGQYFCFCLDHVREYNSNYNYFNGMNDADVARYIKDATVGHRPTWTMGTQRGAKGFREEGGPTGDPLGMYRARHHRRAAEPREPRYSPVTMRAFSALGLDDAAGPEVVRARYKELVKRLHPDANGGDRSREEKLREIIHAYKTLRAARLA from the coding sequence ATGAACCTCAACTCGCCTCTCTTCGACCGCATCCGAACGAAGCAGGAGCCGCGCACGGAGAAGCGCGAGGCGACGACGATCAAATGCGATTCGCCGGGCTGCGAGGCGGAGGGGACCTATCGCGCGCCGATGGGGCGGCTGCGGGAGGGGCAATATTTCTGCTTCTGCCTCGACCACGTCCGCGAATACAATTCGAACTATAATTATTTCAACGGGATGAACGACGCCGACGTCGCCCGTTACATCAAGGACGCGACAGTCGGCCACCGCCCGACCTGGACCATGGGAACCCAGCGGGGGGCGAAGGGCTTTCGCGAGGAAGGCGGGCCGACCGGCGATCCGCTCGGCATGTATCGCGCCCGCCATCATCGCCGCGCCGCCGAACCGCGCGAGCCGCGATATTCGCCGGTCACCATGCGGGCCTTTTCGGCGCTGGGGCTCGACGACGCGGCCGGTCCCGAAGTCGTCCGGGCGCGCTACAAGGAGCTCGTCAAGCGGCTTCACCCCGACGCCAATGGCGGGGACCGCTCCCGCGAGGAAAAATTGCGGGAAATCATTCATGCCTATAAGACGCTGAGGGCCGCGCGATTAGCCTGA
- the cobS gene encoding cobaltochelatase subunit CobS, translating to MVDTVTGSGLESTPDIKVSARELFGIDTDLVVPAFSERSEHAPEVDPDYLFDRQTTLAILAGFARNRRVMVTGYHGTGKSTHIEQVAARLNWPFVRVNLDSHISRIDLVGKDAIVLKDGKQVTEFRDGILPWAVQHNVALCFDEYDAGRPDVMFVIQRVLEVSGRLTLLDQNRVIRPHPAFRLFATANTVGLGDTSGLYHGVQQINQAQMDRWSIVTTLNYLPHDAETNIVISKVKSYGASKEARDVANKMVRVADLTRNAFMAGDLSTVMSPRTVITWAENADIFNDVGFAFRLTFLNKCDELERPLVAEFYQRCFGKELPESAVNVVMT from the coding sequence TTGGTCGATACAGTCACTGGCTCGGGCCTCGAGAGCACGCCGGACATCAAGGTTTCGGCGCGCGAGCTTTTCGGAATCGACACGGATCTCGTGGTTCCCGCCTTCTCCGAGCGAAGCGAACATGCGCCGGAGGTCGATCCGGATTATCTCTTCGACCGGCAGACGACGCTCGCCATTCTCGCAGGCTTCGCCCGCAACCGCCGCGTGATGGTGACGGGCTATCACGGCACCGGCAAATCGACGCACATCGAGCAGGTGGCGGCGCGGCTCAACTGGCCCTTCGTGCGCGTCAATCTCGACAGCCACATCTCGCGCATCGACCTCGTCGGCAAGGACGCGATCGTGCTCAAGGACGGCAAGCAGGTCACGGAGTTCCGCGACGGCATCCTGCCATGGGCCGTGCAGCACAATGTGGCGCTCTGCTTCGACGAATATGACGCCGGCCGTCCGGACGTGATGTTCGTCATCCAGCGCGTGCTGGAGGTGTCGGGCCGCCTGACGCTTCTCGATCAGAACCGCGTCATCCGCCCGCATCCGGCCTTCCGTCTCTTCGCCACCGCCAATACGGTCGGACTGGGCGACACGTCGGGTCTCTATCACGGCGTGCAGCAGATCAATCAGGCGCAGATGGACCGCTGGTCGATCGTCACGACGCTCAACTATCTGCCGCACGACGCCGAGACGAATATCGTCATCTCCAAGGTGAAGTCCTATGGGGCCTCCAAGGAGGCGCGCGACGTGGCCAACAAGATGGTCCGCGTCGCCGATCTAACCCGCAACGCCTTCATGGCCGGCGATCTCTCGACCGTCATGAGCCCGCGCACGGTCATCACCTGGGCCGAGAACGCGGACATCTTCAACGATGTCGGCTTCGCCTTCCGCCTGACCTTCCTGAACAAATGCGACGAGCTGGAGCGGCCGCTGGTCGCCGAGTTCTATCAGCGGTGTTTCGGCAAGGAACTGCCCGAGAGCGCGGTGAATGTGGTGATGACCTAG